AAGCAAGTATGCTGGAACAGGTGATTATCACAACAAAAAACTCGATGTTACCGAAACCTCTTGGAATGGGAAAGACCATTCGGCAGAGGTGAAAATAGGGCCTTTGGCGGGAGTGATTTTTGAGCTGAAAAAGTAGTGGGCATACTACATTTCAATTCGGGAAACTGATAGAATAATTAGGCTTATATAAGTGCACACTTGCGGGACTCTATAACCCCGATTGCAATGAAAATCCCGCAAGAGTAGACAAAGTCGCGATGAGGAATTGTAATGGAAAGCGGGATGAACATCTGGCAAAAAAAAACATGATTGTGCGTTCCAAATGCTCTAAAGGTGATATTAATACCTTTTCTGAGCTTACGAAAACGTTAGCGTTAATAACTAATTACGAATTAACTTCATTTTTACACGATATAGTGTTTATTTGAAAGGAAATAACAATTACTATGATTGTAAATACAGAATTAGAGCAAAAAGGGAATCAATTTCCTAAAAACGTGGTGGATGTCAAGCAAGAGACAGACATATTATATTTTACTACTTCAAACGAGGTAATTTTAGAACTTACTGTATTGCGAGATAGTGTGATACGTTTTCGCTTTGCAACAGGTGGGGTTTTTGAGCCAGACTTTTCTTATGCGATAGATGAAGATGCACCTCGTGGCTACAATCATCTGGAACTTACAGATGATGATAAATATTACCATGTCAATACCGCAAAGCTCCATATACGTATTGAGAAAGAGAGTTTACAGACCAGTATTTATGATACAGAAGGTAATCTCATTAATGAAGACGAATTAGGTTTTCATTACGAGGAGAGCTTCCAGTATGGAGGGAATATTGTAAAAATGAGTAAAAAAGCACAGCATGCCGAGTCTTATTATGGGCTAGGTGATAAGCCTATGCATTCTAACTTACGAGGTAAGCGAGTGCATAACTGGGCTACAGATCAATATGCATTTGCAAAGGATCAAGATCCGATATATAAAGCAGTTCCTTTTTACATAGGGCTACATCAAAAGAAGGCGTACGGTGTGTTTTTTGACAATACGTTTAAAACGTATTTTGATTTTGCTCATGAGCGTATGGGAGTTACAAGCTTCTGGGCACAAGGAGGTGAGATGAATTACTACTTTATCTATGGTCCAGATATGTCTGAGGTTGTAGCAAGTTATACGAATCTTACAGGTGTTCCTGAGCTTCCGCCATTATGGGCGCTGGGATATCACCAGTGTAAATGGAGTTACTTTCCAGAAAGTAATGTAAAGGAGATTGCAAGTAAATTTCGCGAACTCAAAATACCTTGTGATGGGATTTATCTAGACATTGATTACATGGATGGCTGGAGATGTTTTACTTGGAATAAAGATCATTTTCCTGATCCTAAACGAATGGTAAAGGAACTGGCAGATGATGGTTTTAAAACCATTGTTATTATAGATCCAGGGATTAAAATTGATAAGGATTATTGGGTTTATAATGAAGGAGTAGAAAATGACTACTTCTGTAAGCGCGCAGATGGTCCTGCTATGAAAGGTAAAGTGTGGCCGGGAGAATGTAATTTTCCAGATTATACAAACCCTAAAGTGCGTGACTGGTGGGCAGGATTATTTAAAGAGCTTATACAAGATGTAGGTGTAAAAGGAGTGTGGAATGATATGAATGAGCCTGCAGTAATGGAGGTCCCAGGAAAAACATTTCCTCCAGATGTGCGTCATAATTATGATGGGCATCCTTGTAGTCACTTAAAAGCACATAATATTTATGGTACTCAAATGGCTCGCGCAACCTATGAAGGTGTAAAGAAATTTGCATATCCTAAGCGACCGTTTGTTATCACAAGGTCTGCATATTCTGGTGCGCAGCGTTACACAAGTTCATGGACGGGTGATAACGTAGCTAGCTGGGAGCATTTATGGGTAGCAAATATCCAAGTGCAACGTATGTGTATTTCTGGGATGAGTTTTACGGGTACAGATATTGGTGGGTTTGCAGAGCAACCTACGGGAGAACTTTATGCAAGATGGATACAGCTAGGAGTATTTCACCCTTTCTGCCGTACGCACTCTTCTGGTCACCATGGAGATCAAGAGCCGTGGACTTTTGACGAAGGTGTGACAGATATTGCTCGTAAGTTTATCAACTTGCGTTATAGATTATTACCTTATTTATATACTATGTTTTATGAGTATATCAAGAAGGGTACGCCATTATTAAAGCCGCTTGTTTATTTTGATCAAGATGATGCGCAAACGCATTACCGTACAGATGAGTTTATCTTTGGACATCATATTCTAGTATGTCCAGTACTTGAACCTAATGCTAAAGGACGTCGCATGTACGTTCCTAGAGGACAATGGTACAACTACTGGACTAAGCAAATTGTACAAGGAGGTAAAGAGCAATGGGTAGATGCAGATATCGATGAGATGCCATTGTTTGTAAAAGAGGGAACCATCCTTCCTAAATATCCATTACAGCAGTATGTAGGCGAACTTACCATTGAGCAGGTAGAGCTTGAAGTGTATTATGGTTTAGGTAAAAATGCTTCCAAATTGTATGAAGATGCTCAAGATGGATATGATTACAAGAAAGATCGTTATAGTTACCGTACTTTTAAGATGGTAGGTCGTGAGAAAGACTGGATTATACAACAACATAAACGCGGTGATTTTATTACTACGTACGATACATTCAGAATTCACTTGATTGGACTTCCTTTTGAAATTAAGGATATAGAATTAGACAATCAGAAAGTAACTCTAGAAGATGTGCAGTTTGACCCGATAACATGTGCTTTAATCATTAACAAAGATTTCACGGAGCTTCATCTGAGCGGTATTTAACATTTGCGTATTTTTATATTCTGATTTAAAACCATCATTATGAAACTTAAAAATACATTTGTTCTTATCATGACCGTACTTTTGGTATGTGCATGTAAGACGAGCCCATTTACAGGGAAAAAGACTCTTAACTTTGTAAGTAACGATCAGTTATTTCCAATGGCATTCCAACAGTATGACGCATTCCTATCGGAAAATAATGTGATTAGTGGAACGGCAGATGCTAATATGGTAAAGCGCGTAGGTGAAAAAATAGCCGTGGCAGCAGAGCGTTACCTTACAGCACTAGGAGAGCCTGGATACTTACAAGATTACCGCTGGGAGTACAATCTAGTTAAAGATGAAGCAGTAAACGCTTGGTGTATGCCAGGAGGGAAGATTGTAGTGTACACTGGAATTTTACCAATTACTCAATCTGAAACTGGACTTGCCATGGTAATGGGGCATGAGCTTGCTCACGCACTTGCAGATCACGGAGCACAACGTATGAGTGCTGCGCAATTACAACAATATGGTGGCGTTGCCACTGCTATTGCAGTAGGAGGTCAAGATCAAGCAAAGCAACAACAAATTATGCAACTCTATGGTATAGGTACACAAGTAGGAGGAATGCTCCCTTTCTCACGTAGCCATGAGACACAAGCAGACGAAATAGGAATCGTAATTGCAGCAATAGCAGGATACAATCCAGACGAAGCTGCAGAGTTATGGAAACGCATGAAAGCTGCAAGCGGAGGTCAAGCACCACCACAAATCTTAAGTACGCACCCATCTTCAGATAGTCGTATTGCAAATCTTACTGCCAAAGCGCCAATGGCAAGAGCAGAAGCTGCAAAATTTGGAGTGACTTCTTTTAAATAGAACTTTACACGAAATATATAGTAAGAAAAGCTGTGCAATCGCACAGCTTTTCTATTTTAGTACTATGAAAGAACAACTCAAAAAAGGTGACAAAAAATTATTAAATGCATGGGCGTTTTATGATTGGGCAAACTCCACTTACAGTCTTGTCATTGCATCTGCTATTTTTCCATTGTTTTACGGTGCTCTTTTTAGAGGAGCCGGCATAGAAGAGATTGAAGTTTTTGGGATGATGTTACGTCGCAGTCCGCTTATATTTTACACTACTGCTGTGGCTTTTTTAGTCGTTGCCATTATTTCCCCCATTCTATCTGGAGTGGCAGATTATCTAGGTAATAAAAAATACTTTCTTAAGTTTTTCTGTTACATGGGAGCGCTGGCGACCATAGGACTTTACTGGTTTAGCTTAGAGCATATTTATTTGAGTTTACTACTTTATGCTTTAGGACTTATAGGTTTCTGGGGGAGTTTAGTTTTTTACAATTCATATTTGCCAGACATTGCCTTCCCGGAGCAGCATGATGCCATAAGTGCCAAAGGATATTCTTGGGGATATATAGGGAGTGTAATACTATTGGGTTGGTGTTTATTTATGATTCTGGGGTATGAGATTTTTGGCTTTGAAGATGAAGGTTTTCCTACGAGGCTTTCTTTTGTGCTCACTGGAGTATGGTGGATAGGTTTTAGCCAGTACACGTATAGGTATCTTCCTAAGGGTAATAAGGCAGATGGTAAACTTACTGGAGCTGTGCTCTTAAATGGTTTTAATGAGTTGAGAGCTATCTGGAGATCCATGCAGTCACAGCTACGACTCAAGAAATATCTTATAGCATTCTTTGTATATAGTATGGCAGTGCAAACGGTAATGCTTGCAGCAGCATACTTTGGAGAGCAAGAACTAGAATGGGGAAGCGACAGCGAGCGCACCACAGGACTTATAGGTAGTATTTTATTAATTCAACTAGTCGCAGTTGCTGGAGCTTACTTGACCTCAAAACTATCGGCGAGAATAGGGAATCTTAAGGCGCTTATTATAATAAATATTGTGTGGATTTTTATCTGTGCTTGGGCTTATTTCGTTTATACTCCTGGTCAATTTTACATTACTGCAGCATTTGTAGGTTTAGTAATGGGAGGAATTCAGTCGCTATCACGATCTACATATGCTAAGTTTTTACCAGAAACAGAGGACACTACTTCATACTTCAGCTTTTATGATGTAGCTGAGAAAATAGGAATCATCATCGGTATGTTTTTATATGGTTTCATAGAGGAGCTTACGGGTAGCATGCGCTACTCGATTGTATTTTTAATTTTATTTTTTGCAGCTGGTGTCGTGTTATTACTTCGTGTGCCTAAAGACAGAACGGTAATCACGTAGGTTACGCTTTCGCGAAAGCGTAAATACCCCAATTCCCAACCTTATCATAAGAGAGGGCTTTCTAAAGTTTATTATTCAATAATTAAGTTGCTACGGCATATAAGAGATAGTTATGGCTGGATTTATTCAAGAATTTAAAAATTTTGCGATCAAAGGTAATATGATCGACATGGCAGTAGGTATTATTATAGGTACTGCTTTTAATAATGTGGTAAATACTATTGTAAAAAAAGTCGTGATGCCACCGTTATCACTACTCACAGATGGTATTAATCTTGCAGATAGAAAGTACCTTTTGCGCGCCGCCGAAGGTGAAGAAAAGGAAATAGCAATAGGTTATGGAGAACTTATTGAAGTTTCAATAGACTTCCTAGTGATTGCAATTACCATTTTTGTTGTTATTAAAGGGATTAATAGATTTAAGGATAAAGCAGAAGATCCTAAAAATACAGAAGAAAAAACTCCAAAAAATATTGAGCTCCTTGCAAACATTGAGCATCTTATGCAAGAGCAGAACAACCTGTTAAAGGCTCGCAAGGACTCATAGTCTAAGAGCAAAACAGTGCAATAAATTGATTATGTTTGTGTTTCAGATTTAGAAATTCCTACTACAATGAAAAAACTACACGTTTTATTTTTATTTATAATGATGGTTGCAGTGACGGTTGTCTCTTGTGATGATGAACCACTCGAAGGCGTCTTTAGCGTAACAGGTGACGGTTCTGATCCAAGTGAGCCAGATCCAGATAGTGAAACTTGCCAATTAGCTTTTGATACTTTCGTAGCAGCACAGGCAGCTTTTAGTAGTGCAACGGAGGCAAATTACTCACAAGCTTGTGGTGCATATGCAACTGCAATTCAAGCAACAATTCAACTTTGTGGTGATGCATCTGGAACATTACAAGCTACTCTTACAAGCCTAGGAGACTGCTCTACGCCAGATCCTTGTTTTCAAGCGGAGATTAATGCAAATGCAGCCTTGGGAGCTTTAAATAATGCTTCTAGTGATAACGAAGAACAATTATGCCTTGCTTATAGCGCCGCTTTAGAAGCTCAAATAGAAGCTTGTGGTGATGCAAGCGGAAATATACAGGCTACCATTGACGCATTGAATTGTGGTGGTGATTGTGCTGCAGCACAGGTAGCTACATCAGAAGCTAGAGAAATATTTAATGCTGTAGACCCTCTTGATGAAGATGCATATACTGCGGCTTGTGCAGACTACTCAATGGCTTTACAGACGCAAATAGCTGCTTGTGGAGATGCAGACGGAAGTCTTAATGCTATCGTACTAGATCTAGGAGATTGCTCTCCACCAGAGCAAGATGGACCGGTGCAAGTAACCATAGGAGATGTATTTACAAACTTTAATACAGCTACTGTTTCCATAAGCGGATCTTTACTGAGCGTGATTGCAACTGATATAGATACAGGGGATACGTTTACCTTTGATATCGTATTACAACAAACAGGAGATAATGTGATGCAAAATACGACTCTAACAGTAGGAGGTGTTGTGCACACAGCATCTATAGAAGCAACGACCCCATTTGTAAATAATATTACTGCAAACGATGATACTACAATCGTAGGAACTTTTTCTGGAACATTTACAAATCCAGATAACGAAGAAGTACTAACAGCAGGCGGAGTGATTAATATTGTCTATTAATATCCATAAACGACATATTTTAAAAGAGCATCTGTAACCAGATGCTTTTTTTATGCCAATTATAAAAGGATGGCTCATTTATTGTACATTTAATTCTATGAAAAAACTATATATGAAAAGTATAGCTATTGCTGTGCTTATGTTTGTGACTACGGCTGTAAGCGCTCAAAGAGAGCGAGTAAAAGGGAGTAGAAATGTGAAAGATGTATCGGAGGTATTACGTCCATTTACAGATATAAAAGTAACCGATGGTCTAGAAGTAACACTTATTGCAGATTCTCAACCAAGTTATGATCTTGAGATGGATGATAACCTTATTGAATTGATAAGCTTTGATGTGCGTGATAGTGTATTGCTAGTTTCTGCGAGAAAAGATATCAGAAGTGCAAAACGTCTTAATATTACGGTGCGTTTTGTTACGCTCAATTCTGTGAGCTTAGATGCAAAGAGTAAGGTAAAAGCACAATCTGTTCTCAAATCAGAATTCTTTAGAGGAAGTTTTCTAGATGACAGTCAGTTTGAAGGAGAGGTAAAAGCAACACAAGCTACCATAACTGCAAATTCAAATTCAAAAATTGAGATGGATTATATGGGAGATGATTTGACCATGAATGTTACAGATAACGCTTTCGCGAAAGCGGATATCAATACAAAAAAATTCACGCTCTCTGCATCTGAAAGATCAGACCTAGAATTAATAGGAAATGCTCAGACCGTAACGCTGGATTTAAAAGACAATGCTGAGTGCAAAGCTCAAA
The genomic region above belongs to Dokdonia sp. Dokd-P16 and contains:
- a CDS encoding glycoside hydrolase family 31 protein — its product is MIVNTELEQKGNQFPKNVVDVKQETDILYFTTSNEVILELTVLRDSVIRFRFATGGVFEPDFSYAIDEDAPRGYNHLELTDDDKYYHVNTAKLHIRIEKESLQTSIYDTEGNLINEDELGFHYEESFQYGGNIVKMSKKAQHAESYYGLGDKPMHSNLRGKRVHNWATDQYAFAKDQDPIYKAVPFYIGLHQKKAYGVFFDNTFKTYFDFAHERMGVTSFWAQGGEMNYYFIYGPDMSEVVASYTNLTGVPELPPLWALGYHQCKWSYFPESNVKEIASKFRELKIPCDGIYLDIDYMDGWRCFTWNKDHFPDPKRMVKELADDGFKTIVIIDPGIKIDKDYWVYNEGVENDYFCKRADGPAMKGKVWPGECNFPDYTNPKVRDWWAGLFKELIQDVGVKGVWNDMNEPAVMEVPGKTFPPDVRHNYDGHPCSHLKAHNIYGTQMARATYEGVKKFAYPKRPFVITRSAYSGAQRYTSSWTGDNVASWEHLWVANIQVQRMCISGMSFTGTDIGGFAEQPTGELYARWIQLGVFHPFCRTHSSGHHGDQEPWTFDEGVTDIARKFINLRYRLLPYLYTMFYEYIKKGTPLLKPLVYFDQDDAQTHYRTDEFIFGHHILVCPVLEPNAKGRRMYVPRGQWYNYWTKQIVQGGKEQWVDADIDEMPLFVKEGTILPKYPLQQYVGELTIEQVELEVYYGLGKNASKLYEDAQDGYDYKKDRYSYRTFKMVGREKDWIIQQHKRGDFITTYDTFRIHLIGLPFEIKDIELDNQKVTLEDVQFDPITCALIINKDFTELHLSGI
- a CDS encoding GIN domain-containing protein; the protein is MKKLYMKSIAIAVLMFVTTAVSAQRERVKGSRNVKDVSEVLRPFTDIKVTDGLEVTLIADSQPSYDLEMDDNLIELISFDVRDSVLLVSARKDIRSAKRLNITVRFVTLNSVSLDAKSKVKAQSVLKSEFFRGSFLDDSQFEGEVKATQATITANSNSKIEMDYMGDDLTMNVTDNAFAKADINTKKFTLSASERSDLELIGNAQTVTLDLKDNAECKAQTFNADVINVVGAGNSTTIVTADQEIVVDLADKAQLHVYGEPKLTIERFTGTSKILKKE
- a CDS encoding M48 family metallopeptidase, whose product is MKLKNTFVLIMTVLLVCACKTSPFTGKKTLNFVSNDQLFPMAFQQYDAFLSENNVISGTADANMVKRVGEKIAVAAERYLTALGEPGYLQDYRWEYNLVKDEAVNAWCMPGGKIVVYTGILPITQSETGLAMVMGHELAHALADHGAQRMSAAQLQQYGGVATAIAVGGQDQAKQQQIMQLYGIGTQVGGMLPFSRSHETQADEIGIVIAAIAGYNPDEAAELWKRMKAASGGQAPPQILSTHPSSDSRIANLTAKAPMARAEAAKFGVTSFK
- a CDS encoding MFS transporter encodes the protein MKEQLKKGDKKLLNAWAFYDWANSTYSLVIASAIFPLFYGALFRGAGIEEIEVFGMMLRRSPLIFYTTAVAFLVVAIISPILSGVADYLGNKKYFLKFFCYMGALATIGLYWFSLEHIYLSLLLYALGLIGFWGSLVFYNSYLPDIAFPEQHDAISAKGYSWGYIGSVILLGWCLFMILGYEIFGFEDEGFPTRLSFVLTGVWWIGFSQYTYRYLPKGNKADGKLTGAVLLNGFNELRAIWRSMQSQLRLKKYLIAFFVYSMAVQTVMLAAAYFGEQELEWGSDSERTTGLIGSILLIQLVAVAGAYLTSKLSARIGNLKALIIINIVWIFICAWAYFVYTPGQFYITAAFVGLVMGGIQSLSRSTYAKFLPETEDTTSYFSFYDVAEKIGIIIGMFLYGFIEELTGSMRYSIVFLILFFAAGVVLLLRVPKDRTVIT
- the mscL gene encoding large-conductance mechanosensitive channel protein MscL encodes the protein MAGFIQEFKNFAIKGNMIDMAVGIIIGTAFNNVVNTIVKKVVMPPLSLLTDGINLADRKYLLRAAEGEEKEIAIGYGELIEVSIDFLVIAITIFVVIKGINRFKDKAEDPKNTEEKTPKNIELLANIEHLMQEQNNLLKARKDS